A segment of the Deltaproteobacteria bacterium genome:
GAAAGTGATGCAGGAATCGCTCGTGCTCCTCATGCATTGGGGCGTAGACGATGTAATCGGGACTCGTGATACCCGAGAGGGAGGAGACCCCGAGTGAGCCCTGCCATGCCTTCATCTTGTTGATCACGAGATCCCCGGGGGCAACGAGCTGGTAGACGTCCAAGTCCTCCGGCGTACGGTTGAAGTTGTCGTCTCTCGACGACTTCTCGATCACTCCGAACTCGCGGTAAACCGATAGAACCGTCATTTCGGGATGACCCTGCCGCTTATTAGCCTGTCGAAACAGCCGCTTGACCTTCTTCACCTCCCAATGCGCTGGAATCTCGCCCAGCCACTCGACGCCGGAGTCCTTCATGGGGACGGTCGGGTCGAGGCCCTTGGTGACGGCGCGGGTGATGAGGGCGGTGCGCTTCTCCTGGAGCAGCTCGATCAGCCGCTCCTTCTTCGCCACCA
Coding sequences within it:
- a CDS encoding restriction endonuclease subunit S; its protein translation is VAKKERLIELLQEKRTALITRAVTKGLDPTVPMKDSGVEWLGEIPAHWEVKKVKRLFRQANKRQGHPEMTVLSVYREFGVIEKSSRDDNFNRTPEDLDVYQLVAPGDLVINKMKAWQGSLGVSSLSGITSPDYIVYAPMHEEHERFLHHFLRNKRLTSVYLAMSNGIRPSQWRLEPERFADLSVFLPPLEEQESVVATLDTEATRIDALITKLRDAIDRLKELRTALISAAVTGKIDLRAEAAA